The nucleotide sequence GCGCAGTCGCCTCGCCGGCCACAGCCGGCGACGCCCTGCGCAGGTTCATCAAGAACCTGTTGCTCTCCCTTCGGCCTCTTGCCCGGTGTCTCTCCACCCCGTCCATGCCCTACAATACCGGGCCACCGGGCATCGGCTCAAGCAGGTCCCGATACTTCCTGCCCCGCACAGGGCGCGCCCCTGCGAGGAGAGGATCGTGCTGTCCCCTCCGAAGTGCCGGATCACCAGCGCTTTGAGGACGGGCGGCCTGGCTCGACCGTCGCCCAGCCCCAGGTTGTGGACCGCCCGGCGCAGATACGGATCCGGATAGAAGGCCGCCACGTGCCGGTGGGCATCGGCCCACACCCCGAGCCGGCCCATCTCCCGGACGATCCAGGAGGCCATGCGGTCGATGCCGTCGAGGGACTGGCGCAGGAGCCGGACGGTCGCCTCGGGGCGCTGTCCTGCCTTTTCCCAGACGACCCCCGGGTCGCCGCCCCATTCCAGGCACACCGTGGATGCGGCAACGGTGAGTCTCTGGCGTTGGTGGTCGCGGCGTACCGGGCCCCGGTACGATCGGGCGAGGACATGATCGACCTCCTGCTGCCACGAGACCGTGGCCCGCGCCACGTCGCCGACCTCCAGGAGGCCCTTCCGGCGAAGCGCGCAGAAGGTCTCCTCCACCCGCGCCCAGGGCACCGGAGCTGCGAGCAGCACCGCGAGCGCCAGGAGCTGCCAGCGCCCCTCGGGGCCGGTCACGTCCAGGGACTCGCCGTAGCGAGCGAGCACCCGTACCGGGGGCTGCGACCGCCAGTACTCGGTGAGCTGCTCCGCGATGGCCTGCAGGTCACCAGGAGCCTGGGACGAGGACGGAAGATCCGGGGCCGGCAGTGGCGCACGAGAGGCACGCCAGGCCTCCCCGGTGGCCAGTTCGTCTTGGAGCAACCGGGAGAGCTCTCCCAGGCGCGACGCAGGGTGCCCCGTTGACGGGGGCAACGGGTAGCCGGACGCCCGTAGCAGGCGCCCGGCCTCCTGCCCCACCTCTGCAGCGAGCGCGAGCACGATGAGCTCCGGCGGATAGCTGCCGGACGTGGCATGACTCGACAATGCGGCGGCCTCCCATCGGGAAGTCCTCACCCGGGAAGCCGGCCTGGAGGGGTAGCACCGCTATCCTATCACGCCTCCCGGTAAAACCGGAAGCGGTCGACGCCCGGGACCGGGACTTCCTGGAGATTGCGCGTCCAGGGCGGCGGTGCGATGCTCCTGTCATGGTACCAGTAGACCCCGGGGATGGGGTTGGCCCACGAGGGAGCCTCGAGCACGCCCCAGGCTACCTGAACGCACTGGTACCAAGCCTGTTGCTCCGTGACGTGCCCCATGGGGTCGAGCAGGCGCTCACGGTTGGGATCTCCCGGGTTCCACGCCGAGAACTGGCGGGGCCGGGTACAGACCTCGGGAATCGAGTCTCCGAACCGCTGCTTCGGATCGTCGACGCGGTTTCTGATCACCCAGGCGACGGTCCGCTGGGTCTCCTCGTTTTCGCCCCGTGCCTCTCCGAAGACGGTCTTGGCCATGTACATCCAGTCGGTGAAGGTACGGGGCGTGATGAGCTGCAGCACGTCCGCCATCCCACCCGCCCCACGCTATGCGGGCCTGTACAGAGGGGTTACGGAAGGCCACCACGAAGGGAGTGGAGCACTACTCTCAGGCGTGAACGGGAGCCGGGCCATTGTCGCGCCGCGGGGCGGTCGTGGGCTCACTGGTCGGGGGCGTGCGGGCCTATGCGGGGGCGCTGCGCGCCGCGTCGCCGGGCGCTCGCCTGTTTTTGTGGCATTCGGCCATCGGCAGCGTGGCCTACAGCATTTACGCGCTGTTGCTCAACTTGTACCTCTACAGTTTGGGATACCGGCAGGACTTCATGGGGCTCATGGCCGCACTGCCGGCCGCCGTCACCCTCGTCCTGGGCCTGCCCGCCGGGGCGATGGCTGACCGGCACGGGTACCGGGCGTTGCTCCTGATGGGCGCCTCCCTGTTGGTCGTCTCCGGCTTCGGGATGGCGCTCGCCACCGACGCCCTGACGTTGCTCCTCTCCTCGACTCTGTCCGGCATCGGCGGCACGTTGACGTGGGTGCTCGGCAACCCGTATCTCGCCCAGCAGAGCACCGAACGGGAACGCATGGAGCTGCTCGCCGTCAACTTCGCCCTCACCACGGTGGCGGGCTTCGTGGGGAGCCTCCTGGCCGGCTGGGTCCCCGAGTGGGCCGCGGCGCAGCTTGGCGTGGACGCCATGAACCCGGGCCCGCTGCGCGCCGGCATGCTGGCGGCCGCCGGGCTCGGGGTGGCGGCGCTGGTGCCCCTCCTGCGGCTCCCTCCGGATCGCCCGGCCGCCCGGCCGCACGGTCTTGGGCGGTCGTGGCGGGCCGTGCTGCCGCGAGGCGCCGAGCTCGGCCTCTTCGCCCGGATCCTCGGGCCCAGCGCTCTCATCGGCTTCGGAGCGGGGATCATGGTCACGTTCTTCCAGATCTTCTTCCGCCTGCGCTTCGGGCTCGATCCGGGAGCGATCGGGGCCATCTTCGCCTTCACCTCGATCTTCAACGCGGCGGCATCCCTGCTGACGCCGCTGATGGCCCGGCGGCTGGGCAAGGTGCGTACGGTGGTGCTGACCCAGGGGCTCTCCATCCCGTTCCTGGTCGTGTTGACGTTCTCGTACGACTTGCGGTGGGCTACCGTGGCCTATTACGCTCGCTCTGCCCTGATGAACATGGGAGCGCCGGTCGTGATGGCCTTCGCCCTCGAGATGGTGGCGCCCCACCGGCGGGCGACCCTCTCCAGCCTCGAGGCCATGCTGGGCAGCCTCGGGCGCGGCGGGCTGGGGCCGCTGGTCAGCGGGTTTTTGCAGGTGCGGGGTGGCTTCGAGCCGGCCTTCAGCCTCACCACGGTCTCGTATGCGGCCGCGACCGTGATGTTCTGGCTCTTCTTCCGAGACGCCGAGCGGCGGGGCGCGCCCGCGCGGGCGGCCCGGCACGCTCCCGGCGCTCAGGCCGAGGGCGAGGGATCCACGGCGATGACGTCGACCTCGACGAGCGCGCCCTTGGGGAGCTCCGCGACCGCCACCGTGGACCGAGCAGGCGGGGGGTCGGGGAAGATCTGCGCCCAAACCCGGTTGACCTCGGGGAAGTCGGCCATCGAGCGAAGGTAAATGGTGGCCTTCACCACGTGGGCCAAAGTGGCACCGCAGGCCCGAAGGACCGCCTCCACGTTGGCCAGCGCCCGCCGCACCTGCGCCTCGACGGGCCCCTGCACCAGCTCGCCGGTTGCGGGGTCGAGAGGGATCTGGCCGGAGACGAAGATCAGCCCTCCGGTGCGGATCGCCTGGGAGTACGGCCCTACCGCCGCGGGGGCCTGGTCCGAGCTGACCGGTCGCTTCATGGGTACGCCAGGAGCCTCCTTCACGCCAGCCATCTCGCGGAGATCACCAGAGTCGTGTAGACGACGCTCAAGTAAAAGAGCGAATAGTGGAAAAGCGCCCGGTCCGCCTCCCGGATCGCCTGGCGCCAGGCCTGCACGGCCATGGCAACGTAGATGACGCCTGCCGCGCCGGCCACGGCCAGGTACAGCGGGCCGCCCACGCCGGCCAGCGGCGGCAGCATCGCCACGGCGGCGAGCGCCACCGTATAAGCGACCACCCACCGGCGGGTGGCGGCGGCTCCCCGCACGTTGGGGAGCATCGGCACCCCGGCCCGCCGGTAGTCCTCCTCGGCCAGCAAGGCCAGCGACCAGAAATGGGGTGGCGTCCACAGGAAGATGATGGCGAACAACAACCACGGCGCCACGCCCAGCCCTTGCCCGGCGGCGGCCCAACCGATCACGGGCCCCATGGCTCCGGCCGCTCCGCCCAGCACGATGTTTTGGGGAGTCCGCCGCTTGAGCCAGAGGCTGTATACGCCCACGTAAATCGAAAACCCTACGAAGGTGAGCGCGGCCGGCAACTTGCCTACCCAGGCCAGCAAGATGGCGAGGCCCGCGCCGGTCAGCCCCAGCCCGTACAGGAGCGCCGCACCCGGCCGGATCCGACCGGCCGGGATGGCCCTGCGCGCCGTGCGACGCATCCGGGCGTCGATGTCACGGTCGATGTAGCAGTTGAGCACTCCGCCCCCGCCGGAGACGAGGCCCACCCCGGCGAGGGTCGCCAGCAACAGCGCCGGCGGCCCGTACGGCCCCGGCGCCACGAGGAAGCCGGAAAGGGTCGTGATGAGGATGAGCGCCACGATCCCGGGTTTGGTCAGCTCGTAGTAATCCGAGACGGCCTGCCGGACCCGTTCCCACGGACCGGAAGCAGCCCCGGCACTGAGCGCCGGAGCCCTCACCGCAGGGTTCCCCCCATCGCCCCACACCCCTCGCCCCAGTGAATGAAACCGCCCGGGAAGCTACGCTGATAGTGCCTACGGTTACCACAGCCAGTCTACCACAGGTGCCCGTGCCCTGTCTCACCGTCCCGTTGTGCCTTTCCCTTGACGTCTCAGGTAACACAGGCTACCATAGATAAGCGCATACTTATATGTGGAGGTATGGAGACGCATGCTGGCCACTGCTGCCCGGAGCGTCCGCGAGGGCGAGGACGCTCATCGCTTTGCCGGGGGGCCGGCCTCCACTCCGGGCGTCGCCCTGGAGGCCGCCACGGCGCGGCGGATGGCCGACCTGTTCAAGGTGCTCGCCGACCCTGCCCGCCTGCGGGTCATGGCTTGCCTGGTGGGGGGCGAGGTGTGCGTGCACCGCCTCGTCGAGACGCTGGGGATGTCGCAGCCGGCCGTCTCCCACCACCTGCGGGTCTTGAGGTTCATGGGCCTGGTGAGTTACCGGCGGGAAGGGCGCCACGTCTTTTACCGGCTCGACGACCGGCACGTGCTCGACCTCTTCATGCAAGCACTGTCCCATGCCAGCCACTCCGGGTCGGCCACGTGAGGACCGGGTAGCCATGGCCACGCAAGAGCAGGAAGGATGTGCCGCCGCCGTGCAACCGTCGCTCTTGACGTTTCCCCTGTCCGACGTGCTGCCCGGCGTCCCCGACCAAGACGCTTGCGTCGATCGGTTGCTCGAGGCCGCCCGGCGCATCCCCGGTGTGCGCTCGGCCCGGCGGACCGGCAGCGGGCCGGCCGCAGAGATCCGCCTGGAGATCGACGGCGAAGCCGCCGGCGCCCTCACGGTCGGGTCGGAGATCCGTGCGCACGCTCGCCGCATCCTGAGCCAGTACCGCCATGACCGCGTCAAGCTCAACGGTCTGGACTGCCAGGAATGCGCCAGGGCCGTCGAGCACGTGATGTCGCGCGTCAGCGGCGTCCACGCGGTGGCCGTCAGCTTCGACGAGTCTACGATGGCCATCGAGTACGAGGCGGGCCGGTTGCGCCGTCCGGATATCGTCCGAAGGGTGGAGGCGCTGGGCTACGAGGTCGAAGGCATCCGCTCCGTCCGGCAATGGGTCCGCCGGCACCACTCCCTGGTGAGGGCGCTGGCCGCCGGCGTGGTGGGTCTCGTTGCCTGGACGGTCGCCCGGCTCTCCGCCTCTCCCCCACCGGCGCCG is from Limnochorda sp. L945t and encodes:
- a CDS encoding ArsR/SmtB family transcription factor, translated to MLATAARSVREGEDAHRFAGGPASTPGVALEAATARRMADLFKVLADPARLRVMACLVGGEVCVHRLVETLGMSQPAVSHHLRVLRFMGLVSYRREGRHVFYRLDDRHVLDLFMQALSHASHSGSAT
- a CDS encoding heme o synthase, whose translation is MRAPALSAGAASGPWERVRQAVSDYYELTKPGIVALILITTLSGFLVAPGPYGPPALLLATLAGVGLVSGGGGVLNCYIDRDIDARMRRTARRAIPAGRIRPGAALLYGLGLTGAGLAILLAWVGKLPAALTFVGFSIYVGVYSLWLKRRTPQNIVLGGAAGAMGPVIGWAAAGQGLGVAPWLLFAIIFLWTPPHFWSLALLAEEDYRRAGVPMLPNVRGAAATRRWVVAYTVALAAVAMLPPLAGVGGPLYLAVAGAAGVIYVAMAVQAWRQAIREADRALFHYSLFYLSVVYTTLVISARWLA
- a CDS encoding cell wall hydrolase — its product is MADVLQLITPRTFTDWMYMAKTVFGEARGENEETQRTVAWVIRNRVDDPKQRFGDSIPEVCTRPRQFSAWNPGDPNRERLLDPMGHVTEQQAWYQCVQVAWGVLEAPSWANPIPGVYWYHDRSIAPPPWTRNLQEVPVPGVDRFRFYREA
- a CDS encoding RidA family protein codes for the protein MKRPVSSDQAPAAVGPYSQAIRTGGLIFVSGQIPLDPATGELVQGPVEAQVRRALANVEAVLRACGATLAHVVKATIYLRSMADFPEVNRVWAQIFPDPPPARSTVAVAELPKGALVEVDVIAVDPSPSA